Proteins co-encoded in one Capsicum annuum cultivar UCD-10X-F1 chromosome 9, UCD10Xv1.1, whole genome shotgun sequence genomic window:
- the LOC107842281 gene encoding potassium transporter 5 translates to MASSDSDHHTDQEVVNGGQLKDRKVSWAKLARVDSLNLEAGKVSSTPENHNSTADWKTVLSLAFQSVGVIYGDIGTSPLYVFASTFTDKIGHKDDILGVLSLIIYTIILVPMTKYVFIVLWANNNGDGGAFALYSLLCRYAKVSLIPNQEPEDRELSHYSLDIPSNHIRRAQRIRHSLEKSKFAKFFLVFLAILGTSMVIGDGVLTPCISVLSAVSGIKPLGQEAVVGISVAILVALFCAQRFGTDKVGYTFAPAICIWFMFISGIGLYNLFKYDVSVLRAFNPKYLINYFQRNGKKGWISLGGVFLCITGSEAMFADLGHFSVRSIQISFSCLVFPALLSAYSGQAAYLSKFPENVSNTFYDSLPDPLYWPTFVVAVAAAIIASQAMISGTFSIVAQAQSIGCFPRVKVVHTSPKHGGQVYIPELNYFLMIACVIVILSFKTTEKLGHAYGIAVVSAEIITTHMVTLVMLVIWKTRIWWITLFYGTYLFIESTYFSAQLTKFTQGGYLPIAFSVVLVIIMGTWHYVQKLRYQFELSNKVSSEYIRDLANNPDIKRVRGIGLLYSELVQGIPPIFHHFVSNIPSVHSVIVLVSIKSIPISKVALQERFLFRHVEPREYKVFRCVVRLGYKDQLGDTANFENQLVEQLNKFIRHEHYILAAQEQVLAERETEPASGQLVPGRSSKVHIEEDLQQQVDSRISTSTRSIQSVHTPTAQSNRSSSRTQMVPPNASGQEEMQFVEKAKEQGVFYLLAEAEVVAKKDSSFVKKAFVNYGYNFLRKNFRQGEKVMAIPQTRLLRVGMTYEV, encoded by the exons ATGGCTAGCTCAGATAGTGATCATCACACTGATCAAGAGGTTGTTAATGGTGGGCAACTCAAAGATAGGAAAGTGTCATGGGCAAAATTAGCCCGTGTTGATTCCCTCAATTTAGAAGCTGGAAAAGTTTCTTCCACTCCGGAAAATCACAACTCTACG GCTGATTGGAAGACAGTATTGAGTTTAGCATTTCAGTCTGTTGGAGTTATCTATGGAGATATAGGGACTTCCCCTCTCTACGTTTTTGCAAGTACTTTTACTGATAAAATTGGACACAAGGATGACATTCTAGGGGTGTTGTCCCTCATCATATATACCATAATCCTCGTACCAATGACTAAGTATGTCTTCATTGTGTTATGGGCCAACAACAACGGCGATG GAGGAGCATTCGCGCTGTATTCTTTATTGTGTCGATATGCAAAAGTAAGTCTGATCCCAAACCAGGAGCCAGAAGATAGAGAACTCTCACACTATAGTCTGGACATACCATCAAATCATATTAGAAGAGCCCAACGGATCAGACATAGTTTGGAGAAGAGTAAATTTGCAAAATTTTTTCTAGTTTTCCTTGCCATCCTTGGAACATCTATGGTCATTGGTGATGGAGTTCTCACTCCTTGCATTTCAG TTCTCTCCGCCGTAAGTGGAATCAAGCCCCTAGGCCAAG AGGCTGTTGTGGGAATTTCCGTCGCGATATTGGTAGCCCTTTTCTGTGCTCAACGTTTTGGTACGGACAAGGTGGGATATACATTTGCTCCAGCCATATGCATTTGGTTTATGTTCATAAGTGGCATTGGTCTCTACAACTTGTTCAAGTATGATGTGAGCGTCTTACGTGCCTTTAATCCCAAATACTTGATAAACTATTTCCAAAGAAACGGTAAAAAAGGATGGATTTCTCTTGGTGGAGTTTTCCTTTGCATTACAG GATCCGAAGCTATGTTTGCTGATTTAGGTCACTTCAGCGTGCGTTCTATTCAA ATAAGCTTCAGTTGCCTCGTATTTCCAGCTTTGCTTTCAGCTTACAGTGGGCAAGCTGCTTACCTCTCGAAATTCCCTGAAAATGTGTCCAATACTTTCTATGACTCTCTTCCAG ATCCACTCTACTGGCCAACATTTGTAGTGGCTGTTGCTGCAGCCATTATTGCAAGTCAAGCAATGATATCCGGTACCTTTTCTATTGTGGCTCAGGCACAAAGCATAGGTTGTTTCCCAAGGGTGAAGGTAGTTCACACATCACCGAAGCATGGAGGTCAAGTTTACATCCCGGAACTCAATTACTTCCTCATGATTGCTTGTGTTATAGTTATTCTCAGCTTCAAAACAACCGAAAAATTGGGGCACGCTTATGGTATAGCTGTGGTTAGTGCTGAAATCATAACCACACATATGGTCACATTAGTAATGCTTGTTATATGGAAGACTAGAATCTGGTGGATTACTTTATTCTATGGAACGTATCTTTTCATTGAATCTACATATTTCTCCGCTCAGCTGACAAAATTCACGCAAGGTGGCTATCTACCTATAGCTTTCTCAGTCGTGCTCGTGATCATCATGGGAACTTGGCACTATGTTCAAAAACTTCGATACCAATTCGAGCTCAGTAACAAGGTTTCCAGTGAATACATTAGGGACTTGGCCAACAATCCGGACATCAAAAGAGTGCGTGGGATAGGACTACTATACTCTGAACTAGTACAGGGGATTCCGCCTATTTTCCAtcattttgtctccaatattccCTCCGTCCATTCTGTTATAGTTCTCGTGTCAATTAAATCAATTCCTATAAGTAAAGTAGCACTACAAGAACGTTTCTTGTTCCGTCATGTTGAGCCTAGAGAATACAAGGTATTCAGATGTGTAGTCAGATTAGGCTACAAGGATCAACTCGGAGACACAGCGAATTTTGAAAACCAACTCGTTGAACAACTAAACAAGTTCATCCGACATGAACATTACATTCTTGCAGCACAAGAACAAGTACTTGCAGAGAGAGAAACTGAACCAGCATCTGGCCAACTAGTGCCTGGAAGATCATCCAAGGTCCACATAGAGGAAGATCTACAACAACAAGTGGATTCAAGAATATCAACATCAACTCGGTCAATTCAATCAGTGCACACTCCAACAGCCCAGTCTAATCGTTCATCGAGTAGAACACAAATGGTGCCTCCAAATGCTTCCGGACAAGAAGAGATGCAATTTGTGGAAAAAGCTAAGGAGCAAGGAGTGTTCTATCTCTTGGCAGAAGCAGAAGTGGTGGCTAAAAAAGATTCGTCATTCGTGAAGAAAGCTTTTGTTAACTATGGTTATAATTTCTTGCGCAAGAACTTCAGGCAAggggagaaagttatggccattccTCAGACAAGGCTTCTAAGGGTTGGCATGACTTATGAGGTATAA